A portion of the Heptranchias perlo isolate sHepPer1 unplaced genomic scaffold, sHepPer1.hap1 HAP1_SCAFFOLD_97, whole genome shotgun sequence genome contains these proteins:
- the LOC137320056 gene encoding probable G-protein coupled receptor 139: MTIVVLARGKCGLSKCITRYLLGMAVADLLVLIFGVVLYEIKDSYFPFSFLNCTPICSLNIALLFMSIDWSIWLTVAFTFDRFVAICHETFRKKYCIEKTAAVVITVVCSLSLIENAPINFVFQPREIINNAPWSCIIKPSLYTLTIWIVYLWLEIILSAFFPFLFIFLFNAQTIRHIVQANRVRRGLRGKNNSEDQNDPEVENRRKSIVLLLTISASFMILWSVTFVFFIFVQFTEAQVTETSYDAPFTIMEQTGYMLRNLSSCTNTFIYAVSQSKFREQLKNLITSPVTLIINVFKYVK, encoded by the coding sequence ATGACGATTGTGGTTCTGGCCCGCGGAAAATGtggcctctccaaatgcattacccgtTACCTGTTGGGCATGGCGGTGGCTGATCTACTGGTCCTAATATTTGGAGTGGTCTTGTATGAAATTAAGGACTCTTATTTCCCATTTTCATTCTTGAACTGCACTCCTATTTGCAGCCTCAATATCGCCCTGCTTTTCATGTCCATCGATTGGTCCATCTGGTTaactgtcgctttcacctttgaccgATTCGTGGCCATCTGTCACGAAACTTTCCGCAAAAAATATTGCATAGAGAAAACTGCGGCTGTGGTTATAACAGTTGTGTGTTCCTTAAGTCTTATAGAAAACGCTCCAATCAACTTTGTGTTCCAACCTCGGGAGATAATTAACAATGCTCCATGGTCCTGCATAATAAAACCAAGCTTGTATACCTTAACCATATGGATAGTATACCTGTGGTTGGAAATTATTCTTAGCGCATTTTTCCCATTTCTCTTCATTTTCCTGTTCAATGCTCAAACCATCAGGCACATCGTGCAGGCCAATAGAGTGAGGAGGGGACTCCGTggaaaaaataacagtgaggatcagaatgatccagaggtggagaaccgaaggaagtcCATCGTTTTACTGCTGACCATATCTGCTAGTTTCATGATCTTATGGTCGGTAACGTTCGTCTTTTTCATATTTGTACAGTTTACAGAGGCTCAAGTTACCGAAACAAGTTACGATGCTCCTTTCACTATCATGGAGCAGACCGGCTACATGCTTAGGAATCTGAGTTCATGCACAAACACGTTTATTTATGCAGTGTCCCAGAGTAAGTTCAGAGAGCAATTGAAGAATCTTATTACGAGTCCCGTGACCCTCATTATAAATGTATTCAAATACGTTAAGTAA